The region TCAGTCGGGCCTCGCGGCCGCGGGTCTCGATCACGGTCGTCCTTTCGCCAGGGGAGCTCGATGCCTGAGGCGTGAATGGTATTCACCGTCGCCCAGAGGGGCAATTCCGCTATCCGGCGCTGTGCTCCCGGGCGGCCGCGCGCCGCATGACCGTCGCGACCAGCAAATATGCCTCGCTCCACGCCTCCCGCACCTCGGCGGTGAACGCCTCGCCCAGTCCCTGCTCGAGAGTCCAGAGCAGCGCAGCGCCAACCGAGGGATAGTCGGCATCCTTCACGCCGTAGTGGGTATGCCGCCGGCCGAGCGCGGCCACTTCGGAGACCAGATCGGCCGGCCGGTCCAGGGAATGGACGATGCCATCGAACATCCGCATCAGCTTGACTTCCTGCAACGCCATATCGGTGCTCGCGAAGAGCCGGCGCGCCTCGGGATCGAGCTCGAATAGCCGATCGTAGAATTGCGCGCCGGCGTCTCGCACCGCCGGCGCGAACCGGGCCCAGCTCTCACGAACGAGTGCCTGCTGCTCGGGTGTCATGCCACCTCCGGAATCGGTTCGCGGATGGAGTGGGCAGAGCTACCCCACCGGCTCCAGTGCGGGCTTGCTGGAGCGCAGATCGACTTTG is a window of Gemmatimonadales bacterium DNA encoding:
- a CDS encoding globin family protein → MTPEQQALVRESWARFAPAVRDAGAQFYDRLFELDPEARRLFASTDMALQEVKLMRMFDGIVHSLDRPADLVSEVAALGRRHTHYGVKDADYPSVGAALLWTLEQGLGEAFTAEVREAWSEAYLLVATVMRRAAAREHSAG